Proteins found in one Pontibacter sp. SGAir0037 genomic segment:
- the pssA gene encoding CDP-diacylglycerol--serine O-phosphatidyltransferase translates to MKKHIPNAITCLNLLSGCLALYYAFGGKLTYAAYMVVIAAIFDFLDGMIARVIKAYSEIGKQLDSLADMVSFGVVPGVIMFGLLSQSGASFFGIPATILPFSGFIITVFSALRLAKFNIDTRQAESFIGVPTPACTMFIASLPLILATSGFLYEDIILNPYFLLAVTFIFSFLLIAELPLFALKFKNLTWKDNSIRFIFLGISVILLALVKFAAVPLIIVLYILLSIVKRTSHS, encoded by the coding sequence ATGAAAAAGCACATACCAAACGCAATCACATGCCTTAACCTGCTCTCAGGGTGCCTGGCTCTTTATTACGCATTTGGAGGAAAACTGACCTATGCAGCCTACATGGTGGTGATTGCAGCAATTTTTGACTTTTTAGATGGTATGATTGCCCGGGTTATAAAAGCTTATTCAGAAATTGGAAAGCAGTTGGATTCTCTGGCCGATATGGTATCTTTTGGTGTGGTACCAGGTGTTATTATGTTTGGCTTACTGTCTCAGTCAGGGGCGTCTTTTTTTGGTATTCCCGCAACTATACTGCCTTTCTCCGGATTCATCATCACTGTATTTTCAGCCTTAAGATTAGCTAAATTTAATATAGATACACGCCAGGCCGAATCGTTTATAGGAGTACCTACGCCAGCCTGTACCATGTTTATTGCTTCGCTTCCGCTTATACTGGCTACTTCGGGTTTTTTGTACGAAGATATAATTCTGAACCCTTACTTTTTGCTGGCCGTTACTTTTATTTTTTCGTTTTTGCTGATAGCAGAGCTGCCTTTATTTGCTCTTAAGTTCAAGAACCTGACCTGGAAAGACAACTCTATCCGCTTTATTTTTCTTGGAATTTCGGTAATCTTACTAGCGCTTGTTAAATTCGCAGCTGTACCACTAATTATAGTACTTTACATACTTTTATCGATCGTTAAAAGAACATCACATTCATGA
- a CDS encoding MBL fold metallo-hydrolase encodes MKVTCLTFNPFQENTYLLHDDSKECVVVDPGCYEKHEQEELKQYIEAQGLRVVKLLNTHCHIDHVLGNHFVAQAYNVALEIHQDDLQTLRAVPAYAPAYGFPMYQEELPASHLKEGDTVKFGTTELQVLFTPGHAPGHVVFYNAKEKICIGGDVLFQNSIGRTDLPGGDFNTLIQSIRTKLFTLPEEVTVYPGHGPETTIGHEKKYNPFLR; translated from the coding sequence ATGAAAGTGACCTGCCTAACTTTTAACCCATTTCAGGAAAATACCTACCTACTCCACGACGACTCAAAAGAATGTGTAGTAGTAGACCCAGGCTGCTACGAAAAGCACGAGCAGGAAGAGCTGAAACAATACATTGAGGCGCAAGGGCTTCGGGTAGTAAAGCTGCTTAACACGCACTGCCACATAGACCATGTACTGGGTAACCACTTTGTAGCACAAGCTTATAACGTTGCGCTGGAGATACACCAGGACGACCTGCAAACACTACGGGCAGTGCCGGCTTATGCACCGGCTTATGGCTTTCCGATGTACCAGGAAGAATTACCTGCTTCTCATCTGAAAGAAGGCGACACAGTAAAATTCGGTACTACCGAACTTCAGGTTCTCTTTACGCCAGGCCACGCTCCGGGACACGTTGTATTTTATAATGCAAAAGAGAAAATATGCATCGGCGGCGATGTTCTCTTCCAGAACAGTATAGGTCGAACCGACCTGCCCGGCGGAGATTTTAACACTCTCATTCAGAGTATCCGCACAAAGCTGTTTACCTTGCCTGAAGAGGTAACTGTTTACCCTGGCCATGGCCCTGAAACAACAATCGGGCACGAGAAAAAATATAACCCATTTTTACGGTAA
- a CDS encoding phosphoribosylformylglycinamidine synthase subunit PurS — protein sequence MIFTAATDMMLRPELVDLQRKAVLPGLGHLGLNQADDVRIGKLSNMQLEAENEEISRDKISNKLLANLIMESFTYELRQR from the coding sequence ATGATATTTACTGCCGCCACTGATATGATGCTTCGTCCTGAGTTAGTAGACCTGCAAAGAAAAGCAGTGCTGCCGGGTCTGGGGCATCTTGGGCTTAACCAGGCAGACGATGTACGCATTGGCAAGCTCAGCAACATGCAGCTTGAGGCAGAGAATGAAGAAATAAGCAGAGATAAAATCTCTAACAAACTTTTAGCTAATCTTATTATGGAGTCTTTTACTTATGAGCTTAGGCAGCGCTAA